Proteins encoded in a region of the Streptomyces akebiae genome:
- a CDS encoding Pls/PosA family non-ribosomal peptide synthetase: MTLPAPRPVAEIPGEVQGAEPDAAESYTAVERLLAEVLAGVAHIEHVPAESHFFDDLGANSLTMAHFCARVRKHPDLPSVSIRDVYGHPTIRGLAAALTRAPAPAAPPEPAETVPPGSTFRYVLCGVLQLLLFAGYCLLATSGYVQGYEWVADGSGTFGIYLRSTVFGMLAFLALCTLPVAAKWLLIGRWKPREFPVWGPTYLRFWLVKALLRTSPMALFVGNPLYVLYLRALGARIGPGVTILSRTLPVCTDLLTIGAGTVIRKDCSFLCYRARAGRIRTGTVTLGRDAFVGEHTVLDIDTALGDGSQLGHSSALRAGESVPAGESWHGSPARPTDVDHIRVPPLPRGTLRRAGYGLATLLQTLLLHVPLTIGGAYLLLTAAPELDTLLDRTSRHTTSARFYVEAMALSLTLFVASIVVGAVVVFVVPRLLRPLVKPDRVYPLYGFHYSVHRTIARLTNIKFFTWLCGDSSYIVPCLTALGYDLSRVEQTGSNFGTAVRHETPYLVKVGSGTMVADGLSVMNADYSGTSFRVSRTAIGGHNFLGNAIAYPVGGRTGENCLLATKVLVPLDGEIREGVGLLGSPPFEIPRSVERDSRFDHLREGAELRRRLSAKNRFNLRSMALFLFLRWLHAFALTVLGFAAFDLYGHGDGPAAPLALAALPLAALVFNALYYALVERTLTGFRPLRPRLCSIYDPVFWRQERLWKLPDTHLQVLNGTPYKNLVWRLLGVRIGRRVFDDGAYITERTLTAVGDDCTLAAGSKIQAHSQEDGTYKSDHVTIGTGCTLEVQAFVHYGVTLGEGAVLAPDSFLMKGEEVPPHARWGGNPATETTGTR, encoded by the coding sequence ATGACATTGCCAGCGCCACGACCCGTGGCGGAAATACCGGGCGAGGTCCAGGGGGCCGAGCCGGACGCGGCGGAATCGTACACCGCCGTCGAGCGACTCCTCGCCGAAGTTCTGGCCGGCGTCGCACACATCGAACACGTGCCCGCAGAAAGCCATTTCTTCGACGACCTCGGTGCCAACTCACTGACGATGGCGCATTTCTGTGCCCGCGTCAGAAAACACCCCGATCTGCCGTCGGTGTCCATCCGGGACGTCTACGGCCACCCGACGATCCGCGGCCTCGCCGCCGCGCTGACCCGGGCACCGGCGCCGGCCGCCCCGCCCGAGCCCGCCGAGACCGTGCCCCCGGGCAGCACGTTCCGCTATGTCCTGTGCGGTGTGCTGCAATTGCTCCTCTTCGCCGGATACTGTCTGCTCGCCACCTCCGGATACGTACAGGGGTACGAGTGGGTGGCGGACGGCTCCGGGACGTTCGGGATCTATCTGCGCTCGACCGTCTTCGGGATGCTCGCCTTCCTCGCCCTGTGCACCCTGCCCGTCGCCGCGAAGTGGCTGCTGATCGGTCGGTGGAAACCACGGGAGTTCCCCGTGTGGGGCCCGACGTACCTGCGGTTCTGGCTTGTCAAGGCACTGCTGCGCACCAGCCCGATGGCCCTGTTCGTCGGCAACCCGCTGTACGTGCTGTACCTGCGGGCCCTCGGCGCCCGCATCGGACCGGGCGTCACGATCCTCAGCCGCACCCTCCCGGTCTGCACCGACCTGCTGACCATCGGCGCGGGCACGGTGATCCGCAAGGACTGCTCCTTCCTCTGCTACCGGGCGCGCGCCGGACGCATCCGCACCGGCACCGTCACCCTCGGCCGGGACGCCTTCGTCGGCGAGCACACCGTCCTCGACATCGACACCGCCCTGGGCGACGGCTCCCAGCTCGGCCACTCCTCCGCGCTGCGCGCCGGCGAGTCCGTCCCGGCCGGAGAGAGCTGGCACGGCTCACCGGCCCGCCCGACGGACGTGGACCACATCCGGGTCCCCCCGCTCCCCCGCGGCACGCTGCGCCGGGCCGGGTACGGACTCGCCACCCTGCTCCAGACCCTGCTGCTCCACGTGCCGCTGACCATAGGCGGCGCCTATCTGCTGCTGACCGCCGCGCCCGAGCTGGACACCCTGCTCGACCGGACGTCGCGGCACACCACCTCGGCGCGTTTCTACGTCGAGGCGATGGCCCTGTCGCTCACGCTGTTCGTGGCCTCGATCGTCGTCGGAGCCGTCGTGGTGTTCGTCGTACCGCGGCTGCTGCGCCCGCTGGTGAAGCCCGACCGCGTCTATCCGCTCTACGGCTTCCACTACTCGGTGCACCGCACGATCGCCCGCCTGACGAACATCAAGTTCTTCACGTGGCTGTGCGGCGACAGCTCGTACATCGTCCCCTGCCTCACAGCCCTCGGATACGACCTCTCGCGCGTCGAGCAGACCGGGTCCAACTTCGGCACCGCGGTGCGGCACGAGACGCCGTACCTGGTGAAGGTCGGCAGCGGCACGATGGTCGCCGACGGCCTCTCGGTCATGAACGCCGACTACTCCGGCACCTCCTTCAGGGTCTCCCGGACGGCGATCGGCGGGCACAACTTCCTGGGCAACGCCATCGCCTACCCGGTCGGCGGCCGGACCGGCGAGAACTGTCTGCTGGCCACCAAGGTGCTGGTGCCCCTGGACGGCGAGATCCGCGAAGGGGTCGGACTGCTCGGCTCACCGCCCTTCGAGATACCCCGCTCGGTCGAGCGGGACAGTCGCTTCGACCATCTGCGCGAGGGCGCGGAACTGCGCCGCAGGCTCAGCGCGAAGAACCGCTTCAACCTGCGCTCGATGGCACTGTTCCTGTTCCTGCGCTGGCTGCACGCCTTCGCACTCACCGTCCTCGGCTTCGCGGCCTTCGACCTCTACGGCCACGGCGACGGCCCGGCGGCACCGCTCGCACTCGCCGCGCTGCCCCTGGCGGCACTCGTCTTCAACGCCCTCTACTACGCGCTGGTGGAACGGACACTGACCGGCTTCCGTCCCCTGCGCCCCCGGCTGTGCTCCATCTACGACCCCGTCTTCTGGCGGCAGGAGCGGCTGTGGAAGCTGCCCGACACGCATCTGCAGGTCCTCAACGGCACGCCGTACAAGAACCTCGTCTGGCGGCTGCTCGGGGTCCGGATCGGGCGCCGGGTCTTCGACGACGGGGCGTACATCACCGAGCGGACGCTGACAGCCGTCGGGGACGACTGCACGCTCGCCGCCGGCAGCAAGATCCAGGCACATTCGCAGGAGGACGGCACCTACAAGTCCGACCACGTCACGATCGGCACCGGCTGCACGCTGGAGGTCCAGGCGTTCGTCCACTACGGCGTGACGCTGGGCGAGGGTGCCGTGCTGGCGCCCGACTCCTTCCTGATGAAGGGCGAGGAGGTGCCGCCGCACGCACGCTGGGGCGGGAACCCGGCGACGGAGACCACCGGAACACGGTGA
- a CDS encoding TauD/TfdA family dioxygenase, which produces MSFLSRRRGGARRRRGDTDPSTPSPAALALPDVELSTDKPPLLTVRPAESAARWAAGHRGALRAAVAEHGSLLVRGLGLRDAPEAGAVFHEVAATLTTEKEAFAPRRTYADGVYSPTAWPPNQPMCMHHESSYALEFPGLMLFACLGAAERGGATGVADAEAVLAALPTELTERFEREGWLLTRSYNDEIGASVAEAFGTADRTVVEAYCRAHAIEFAWQPDGSLHTRQRRAAVLRHPVTGRRCWFNQIAFLNEWTMDPEVREYLVDLYGADGLPFNTRYGEGDPIGADVVSTLNEVYERHTVRTPWRPGDLLLVDNIRCAHSREPFEGPREVLVGLADPVRPQESLAHHSDVKDEVSFR; this is translated from the coding sequence GTGAGCTTTCTGAGCCGTCGACGCGGCGGAGCGCGCCGCCGCCGCGGGGACACGGACCCCTCGACGCCGTCCCCGGCCGCCCTCGCCCTGCCGGACGTCGAGCTCTCGACCGACAAGCCACCGCTGCTCACCGTCCGCCCCGCCGAGTCCGCCGCCCGCTGGGCGGCGGGACACCGCGGCGCTCTGCGGGCCGCCGTCGCCGAGCACGGCTCACTGCTCGTGCGCGGGCTCGGACTGCGCGACGCGCCCGAGGCCGGCGCGGTCTTCCACGAGGTGGCGGCCACGCTGACGACCGAGAAGGAGGCGTTCGCGCCACGCCGGACGTACGCGGACGGCGTGTACTCCCCGACGGCCTGGCCGCCGAACCAGCCGATGTGCATGCACCACGAGTCGAGCTATGCGCTGGAGTTCCCCGGCCTGATGCTCTTCGCCTGTCTGGGGGCCGCCGAGCGGGGCGGGGCGACCGGTGTCGCGGACGCCGAGGCCGTCCTCGCGGCGCTGCCGACCGAGTTGACCGAGCGGTTCGAGCGGGAGGGCTGGCTGCTCACCCGCTCGTACAACGACGAGATCGGCGCGTCGGTCGCCGAGGCGTTCGGCACCGCCGACCGGACGGTCGTCGAGGCGTACTGCCGGGCGCACGCCATCGAGTTCGCCTGGCAGCCCGACGGGTCGCTGCACACCCGGCAGCGGCGGGCCGCCGTGCTCCGGCATCCGGTGACCGGCCGGCGCTGCTGGTTCAACCAGATCGCGTTCCTCAACGAATGGACCATGGACCCGGAGGTTCGCGAGTACCTGGTGGACCTGTACGGGGCCGACGGTCTGCCCTTCAACACGCGCTACGGCGAAGGCGATCCGATCGGCGCCGATGTCGTCTCGACGCTCAACGAGGTCTACGAGCGGCACACCGTCCGCACCCCGTGGCGACCGGGCGACCTGCTGCTCGTCGACAACATCCGCTGCGCCCACAGCCGTGAGCCCTTCGAGGGGCCGCGCGAGGTGCTGGTGGGACTCGCGGATCCGGTACGGCCGCAGGAATCCCTTGCACACCACTCCGACGTGAAGGACGAGGTGAGCTTCCGATGA
- a CDS encoding non-ribosomal peptide synthetase produces the protein MGRLEPGDAARKYWHEMLTAGGRTVIPRWSPFPAKGVAAHEVPLPEGLLTAADGTAALLAAHAKVLSALSGEAEITTGWLEDGRLLPCRLTTAPGGTWRALLEQTRRATAELLTHATFPVAALRHELRLNESPFETVLDTSGGDGDLDEEVVLRVGLVHRDDGPALRLRYRTDVLNEDAAARVAGYHVTALTLLATEPAAEHGRRSLVADDELRLQLDGLAGPRRELPDRRVHELFEQRVAAHPDAVAAVHGDRRWTYRELNSRANQLSRALLVRGLGHEGVVAVVTERNLDWMAAVLAVFKAGGAYLPVEPHFPAERVATTLARAGCELVLTERGSTATLDRALAALPGVRRLLVEDAYDEAHPDSDLGMDIGPDRLAYIYFTSGSTGEPKGAMCEHAGMVNHLHAKLDDLGIGEGDVVAQTAPQCFDISLWQLLAAPLVGGRTLLVEQEVILDAGRFVDRIADGRANVVQVVPSYLEAVLAHLEQHPRELPDLRRVSVTGEALKKELAERWFATEPRIPLVNAYGLTETSDDTNHEVMDRAPEGDRVPLGRPVQNVRVYVVDEHLALVPLGAPGEIVFSGVCVGRGYVNDPERTARAFTTDPYRPGERLYRSGDHGRWRPDGKLEFLGRRDTQVKVRGFRIEIGEVENALLKVAGVRDGAVVVARGARLVAFHSGRPLAGEELRDRLAASLPAYMVPSVFHWRESLPLTANGKTDRRTLTALAEELDVVRGESDEPPATPTEERLAAVWAEVLGVPRDRIGRHDHFFDRGGTSLSAVKLAIALDRAVSPKDVTAHPTLAGLAGLIDTRAGAAAADATPRAAAETVGRPS, from the coding sequence ATGGGACGGTTGGAGCCGGGCGACGCTGCCCGGAAGTACTGGCACGAGATGCTCACCGCCGGGGGGCGGACCGTGATACCGCGGTGGAGTCCCTTCCCGGCGAAAGGGGTAGCCGCCCACGAAGTACCGCTGCCGGAGGGCCTGTTGACGGCTGCTGACGGCACGGCCGCGCTGCTCGCCGCGCACGCCAAGGTGCTCTCCGCGCTGTCGGGCGAGGCCGAGATCACCACCGGCTGGCTGGAGGACGGCCGGCTGCTGCCCTGCCGGCTCACCACCGCGCCCGGCGGCACCTGGCGCGCCCTGCTGGAGCAGACCCGACGGGCCACCGCCGAGCTGCTGACGCACGCCACGTTCCCGGTGGCCGCCCTGCGGCACGAACTCCGCCTGAACGAGTCGCCGTTCGAGACCGTGCTCGACACGAGCGGGGGCGACGGCGACCTCGACGAGGAGGTGGTCCTGCGGGTGGGCCTGGTGCACCGGGACGACGGTCCGGCACTGCGGCTGCGGTACCGCACGGACGTGCTCAACGAGGACGCCGCGGCCCGCGTCGCCGGGTACCACGTCACCGCGCTGACCCTGCTCGCCACCGAACCGGCCGCCGAGCACGGGCGGCGGAGTCTGGTCGCGGACGACGAACTCCGCCTCCAGCTCGACGGGTTGGCCGGGCCACGGCGCGAACTGCCCGACCGCCGGGTGCACGAGCTGTTCGAGCAGCGGGTGGCGGCACACCCGGACGCGGTCGCCGCCGTGCACGGCGACCGGCGCTGGACCTACCGCGAACTCAACTCCCGCGCCAACCAGCTCAGTCGGGCCCTGCTGGTCCGGGGCCTCGGCCACGAGGGCGTCGTCGCCGTGGTGACCGAACGCAACCTGGACTGGATGGCGGCCGTGCTCGCGGTGTTCAAGGCCGGCGGCGCCTACCTGCCTGTCGAACCGCACTTCCCCGCCGAGCGCGTCGCCACCACCCTCGCCCGCGCCGGCTGCGAGCTGGTGCTCACCGAGCGGGGCAGCACGGCCACGCTGGACCGGGCCCTGGCCGCCCTGCCCGGGGTGCGGCGGCTGCTGGTCGAGGACGCCTACGACGAGGCCCATCCGGACTCCGACCTCGGCATGGACATCGGGCCGGACCGGCTGGCGTACATCTACTTCACGTCCGGTTCCACGGGCGAGCCCAAGGGCGCGATGTGCGAGCACGCCGGGATGGTCAACCACCTCCACGCCAAGCTCGACGACCTCGGCATCGGCGAGGGGGACGTGGTCGCGCAGACCGCGCCCCAGTGCTTCGACATCTCCCTGTGGCAGCTGCTGGCCGCGCCCCTGGTCGGCGGGCGGACGCTGCTCGTGGAGCAGGAGGTGATCCTGGACGCCGGGCGGTTCGTCGACCGGATCGCGGACGGCCGGGCGAACGTGGTCCAGGTGGTGCCGTCGTACCTCGAAGCGGTCCTCGCCCATCTGGAGCAGCACCCCCGTGAACTGCCCGACCTGCGCCGGGTGTCGGTCACCGGCGAGGCGCTGAAGAAGGAGCTGGCGGAGCGCTGGTTCGCCACCGAGCCGCGCATACCGCTGGTCAACGCCTACGGGCTGACCGAGACCTCCGACGACACCAATCACGAGGTGATGGACCGCGCTCCGGAGGGGGACCGGGTGCCGCTGGGCCGTCCCGTCCAGAACGTCCGGGTGTACGTCGTCGACGAGCACCTCGCCCTCGTGCCGCTGGGCGCGCCGGGCGAGATCGTCTTCTCCGGGGTGTGCGTGGGGCGCGGGTACGTCAACGATCCCGAACGCACCGCGCGGGCGTTCACCACCGATCCGTACCGGCCCGGTGAGCGGCTCTACCGCAGCGGGGACCACGGGCGCTGGCGGCCCGACGGCAAACTGGAGTTCCTGGGCCGCCGGGACACCCAGGTCAAGGTGCGGGGGTTCCGCATCGAGATCGGCGAGGTGGAGAACGCCCTGCTCAAGGTGGCGGGCGTACGGGACGGCGCGGTGGTGGTCGCCCGGGGCGCGCGTCTGGTGGCCTTCCACTCGGGCCGGCCGCTCGCGGGCGAGGAGCTGCGGGACCGGCTGGCGGCGTCGCTGCCGGCGTACATGGTGCCGTCGGTGTTCCACTGGCGGGAGAGCCTGCCGCTGACCGCCAACGGCAAGACCGACCGGCGGACGCTGACCGCGCTGGCCGAGGAACTCGACGTGGTGCGGGGCGAGTCGGACGAGCCGCCGGCCACGCCGACCGAGGAGCGGCTGGCCGCCGTCTGGGCCGAGGTGCTCGGCGTGCCGCGGGACCGGATCGGCCGGCACGACCACTTCTTCGACCGGGGCGGCACCTCGCTGTCGGCGGTGAAGCTGGCGATCGCCCTGGACCGGGCGGTGTCCCCCAAGGACGTGACCGCGCATCCGACCCTGGCCGGGCTGGCCGGGCTGATCGACACGAGGGCCGGCGCGGCGGCCGCCGACGCGACGCCGCGCGCCGCCGCCGAGACCGTGGGGAGGCCGTCGTGA
- the sbnB gene encoding 2,3-diaminopropionate biosynthesis protein SbnB: MTEVPGFAVISGAQVQQALRGREREIVELVESAYLLHGDGETGDTVNPPSYFLRFPDRPTSRIIALPASLGGRFQVDGLKWISSFPENTASGLPRASAVLILNDHATGYPFACLEASVISATRTAASAALAADRLSARRGAPRPARVGFLGTGLIARYVHTYLAATGFGFEEVGVHDLAADSATGFRGYLERSGAAGRVTVHDSAEDVIRASDLVVFATIAGEPHIHEPKWFAHNPLVLHVSLRDLAPEVLLSSANFVDDVEHCLKANTSPHLTEQLTGARDFLDGTLHDVLTGRATVPADRPVVFSPFGLGVLDLAVGAHVHEEVARSGGLRLVDDFFHELRRHG, from the coding sequence ATGACCGAGGTTCCGGGTTTCGCCGTGATCTCCGGCGCCCAGGTGCAGCAGGCCCTGCGGGGCCGGGAACGGGAGATCGTCGAACTGGTCGAGTCCGCCTATCTGTTGCACGGCGACGGGGAGACGGGCGACACGGTCAACCCGCCGTCGTACTTCCTCCGCTTCCCCGACCGCCCCACCTCGCGGATCATCGCGCTGCCCGCCTCACTGGGCGGGAGGTTCCAGGTGGACGGGTTGAAGTGGATCTCCAGCTTCCCGGAGAACACGGCGTCCGGGCTGCCGCGCGCGTCCGCCGTGCTGATCCTCAACGACCACGCCACCGGGTATCCGTTCGCGTGTCTGGAGGCCTCGGTCATCAGCGCGACGCGGACCGCCGCGTCGGCGGCGCTGGCGGCCGACCGGCTGAGCGCGCGCCGGGGGGCGCCGCGCCCGGCCCGGGTCGGCTTCCTCGGCACCGGCCTGATCGCCCGGTACGTCCACACGTACCTCGCGGCGACCGGCTTCGGCTTCGAGGAGGTGGGGGTGCACGACCTGGCCGCGGACAGCGCGACCGGGTTCCGGGGGTACCTGGAGCGGTCCGGCGCGGCCGGGCGGGTGACCGTGCACGACAGCGCCGAGGACGTGATCCGGGCGAGCGACCTGGTGGTCTTCGCGACGATCGCGGGCGAACCGCACATCCACGAACCGAAGTGGTTCGCCCACAACCCACTGGTGCTGCACGTGTCGCTGCGCGATCTCGCGCCCGAGGTGCTGCTCTCGTCGGCGAACTTCGTCGACGACGTCGAGCACTGCCTCAAGGCGAACACGTCACCGCACCTGACCGAACAGCTCACCGGCGCACGGGACTTCCTCGACGGAACGCTCCACGACGTCCTCACCGGCCGGGCGACCGTGCCGGCGGACCGTCCGGTGGTCTTCTCGCCCTTCGGCCTCGGGGTCCTGGACCTCGCGGTCGGCGCACATGTCCACGAGGAGGTGGCCCGCTCCGGCGGACTACGGCTCGTGGACGACTTCTTCCACGAGCTGCGCCGCCACGGCTGA